The proteins below come from a single Methanofastidiosum sp. genomic window:
- a CDS encoding peptidyl-tRNA hydrolase — translation MAIVVRDDLKLSKGKLSAQVAHAAVSCAIKSEKNKSKYFSEWFSEGQKKVVLKIEDLDSLLKVFNEAKSVGLTTELIKDAGLTEIPPGTITVLGIGPAPEDEIDKIVGNLKLL, via the coding sequence ATGGCCATTGTTGTTAGAGACGATCTAAAACTATCTAAAGGAAAACTTTCTGCTCAAGTAGCTCATGCTGCAGTAAGTTGTGCTATTAAATCTGAAAAAAACAAAAGTAAATATTTTTCTGAATGGTTTTCAGAAGGACAGAAAAAAGTTGTCTTGAAGATTGAGGATTTAGATTCCCTTCTTAAAGTTTTTAATGAGGCTAAAAGTGTCGGATTGACAACAGAACTTATTAAAGATGCAGGATTAACAGAGATCCCCCCTGGAACTATCACCGTACTTGGTATAGGGCCGGCACCTGAAGATGAAATAGATAAGATAGTGGGCAATTTAAAACTTCTTTAA
- a CDS encoding adenylosuccinate synthase yields the protein MLLAIIGSQWGDEGKGKVTDIFAENSDIVVRFQGGNNAGHTIVVGDKTYKFHLMPSGAVHRKSLVLGNGVVVDPKVLIEEIEKLKKDGFNPDISISDRANIIMPYHRILDGIEETMKGAHAAGTTRKGIGPCYSDKISRFGIRFSDLLDLEVFREKLNLIVPIKQKIFDAFGEDLNLDIEAIYDEYVSYRGYLKNYVKDTSVFLNKAYDEGKNVLMEGAQGTHLDIDHGIYPFTTSSNTNSGGICTGSGVSPNKIDRIVGITKAYTSRVGEGPFPTELLDKEGDLLREKGREFGTTTGRPRRCGWLDLVLVKYSCLLNNFSGLAITKIDVLTGMKKLKICYAYDYKGKTLYDFPSNMRILSQCKPLYAEFDGWEDFDWSKIKDAKSLPKEIKTYTQYIEEQTKTPICMISYGPKRNETLLIKDLFRGV from the coding sequence TTGTTATTAGCAATAATAGGAAGCCAGTGGGGAGACGAAGGAAAAGGGAAAGTTACTGATATTTTTGCTGAAAATTCGGATATCGTTGTTAGATTTCAAGGTGGAAATAATGCAGGGCATACAATAGTAGTTGGAGATAAGACTTACAAGTTTCACCTAATGCCCTCTGGAGCAGTACACAGGAAATCTCTAGTTCTGGGAAATGGAGTTGTAGTTGATCCTAAAGTATTGATTGAAGAGATTGAAAAATTAAAAAAAGATGGATTCAATCCAGATATCTCTATAAGTGATAGGGCGAATATAATAATGCCTTACCACAGGATTCTTGACGGAATTGAAGAGACGATGAAGGGCGCTCATGCAGCAGGAACAACAAGAAAAGGAATAGGCCCATGTTACTCTGATAAAATCTCTCGTTTTGGCATTAGATTTTCTGATTTATTAGATCTCGAAGTTTTTAGAGAAAAACTAAATTTAATCGTTCCAATAAAGCAAAAAATATTTGATGCATTTGGTGAAGATTTAAACTTAGATATTGAAGCTATATATGATGAATACGTTTCCTATAGGGGCTATTTGAAAAATTACGTAAAAGATACTTCAGTTTTTTTAAATAAAGCCTATGATGAGGGAAAGAATGTATTAATGGAAGGGGCCCAAGGAACCCATTTAGACATAGATCATGGAATTTATCCATTTACCACATCTTCCAACACAAATTCAGGAGGTATATGCACTGGAAGTGGGGTATCCCCTAATAAGATTGATAGAATTGTGGGTATAACTAAAGCATATACTTCAAGAGTTGGCGAAGGACCTTTCCCAACTGAGTTATTGGATAAAGAAGGAGATTTATTAAGGGAAAAAGGAAGGGAATTTGGAACTACAACTGGGAGGCCAAGAAGATGTGGATGGCTAGATTTAGTATTAGTTAAATATTCTTGCCTTCTAAATAACTTTTCCGGATTAGCAATAACAAAGATTGATGTCTTAACAGGGATGAAGAAGCTAAAAATCTGTTATGCTTATGATTATAAAGGAAAAACATTGTATGATTTCCCTTCAAATATGAGAATATTATCTCAATGTAAGCCTCTTTACGCCGAATTTGACGGATGGGAAGATTTTGATTGGAGTAAAATTAAAGATGCAAAATCTTTACCTAAAGAAATAAAGACATATACCCAATACATAGAAGAACAAACTAAAACACCAATCTGCATGATTTCATATGGTCCAAAAAGAAATGAAACTTTATTAATAAAAGATCTTTTTAGAGGAGTATAA
- a CDS encoding FAD-binding protein: MEKIKCDVLVVGGGLAGLRAAIEAKKYVKDVIILTKGYVGKGGCSSISEGILNAPISENDSSELYYEDIVKGSANVSDPKLARILSENAKNSILSLQDYGIEFKRENGNLILNLSGGNSVARTVRVEPPGPGCGRIIPLKLMEYAKNDGIKFLEKTHMVKLFEKNGRVLSSVVYDGNNFLEISFKSIILSTGGAGNTYRNSTNTSDVEGDGYFLSFDVGASLIDMEYVQFFPTVALKSYLVLPFIFTDGATLLNSKGERFIGKYDSNLLEKTTRDVMSRAIFTEALEGRGVDGGVYISYKEVPDNILKTKYSKELDFFLSKGIDLTKENLLVKPSCHFFMGGIKINHNCETNVKGLFACGETAGGVHGANRLAGNALAETLVFGEIAGKSAADFALSNSFDHVEIKCFTDSLPQLGENSSEKDLIKEIREIMWVYLGIIRDEKGIKAAIKQFSEIKNKFEKINSTQNYLEYFKLRNIIFVAQAVALSALERKESRGAHYRSDYPKEDKNWKKAIIIKKGLEIEYEGR, translated from the coding sequence ATGGAAAAAATAAAATGTGATGTATTAGTCGTTGGCGGCGGACTTGCAGGTTTAAGGGCCGCCATAGAAGCAAAAAAATATGTTAAGGATGTAATAATACTAACAAAAGGATATGTTGGAAAAGGCGGCTGTAGTTCAATCTCTGAAGGAATTTTAAATGCGCCTATTTCAGAAAATGATTCTTCTGAACTGTACTATGAAGACATAGTGAAGGGCTCGGCTAATGTGTCCGATCCCAAATTAGCAAGAATACTATCTGAAAATGCAAAAAATTCCATTCTTTCTCTTCAAGATTATGGAATTGAATTTAAAAGAGAAAATGGAAATCTTATTCTTAATCTATCGGGTGGCAATTCAGTTGCAAGAACTGTAAGAGTAGAACCACCCGGCCCAGGATGTGGAAGAATAATTCCCTTGAAACTAATGGAATACGCAAAAAATGATGGCATAAAATTCCTTGAAAAGACACATATGGTAAAACTCTTTGAAAAGAACGGCAGGGTTTTATCTAGTGTAGTATACGATGGAAACAATTTCTTAGAAATCTCATTTAAGTCTATTATTCTCTCTACAGGAGGTGCAGGAAATACCTACAGGAACTCCACAAATACATCTGATGTCGAAGGAGATGGATACTTTCTAAGTTTTGATGTTGGAGCATCTTTGATTGACATGGAATATGTACAATTTTTCCCTACAGTTGCCCTAAAATCTTATTTAGTACTACCCTTTATTTTTACCGATGGGGCTACACTCCTAAATAGTAAGGGTGAAAGATTTATTGGTAAATATGATTCAAATCTTTTAGAAAAAACAACTAGAGATGTAATGTCAAGAGCCATATTTACCGAAGCGCTTGAAGGCAGAGGTGTTGATGGGGGAGTTTATATCTCTTATAAAGAAGTTCCAGATAATATTCTTAAAACAAAATATTCAAAAGAATTAGACTTTTTCTTATCAAAAGGTATAGATCTAACCAAGGAAAATCTTTTAGTTAAGCCTTCATGCCACTTCTTCATGGGAGGCATAAAGATAAATCATAACTGTGAAACAAATGTCAAGGGATTATTTGCTTGTGGAGAAACTGCAGGTGGCGTACATGGTGCCAACAGACTTGCAGGTAACGCTCTAGCCGAAACATTGGTATTTGGAGAGATTGCAGGAAAGAGTGCTGCAGATTTTGCATTATCCAATAGCTTTGATCATGTCGAAATAAAATGTTTTACCGATTCCTTACCTCAACTAGGTGAAAATTCTTCCGAAAAAGACTTGATTAAAGAGATAAGAGAAATTATGTGGGTATATCTTGGAATTATTAGAGATGAAAAAGGAATAAAGGCCGCAATCAAACAGTTTTCTGAAATAAAAAATAAATTCGAAAAAATAAATTCTACACAAAATTACTTAGAATACTTTAAATTAAGAAATATTATTTTTGTAGCTCAGGCCGTAGCACTATCCGCTCTTGAAAGAAAGGAGTCAAGAGGGGCACATTATAGAAGTGATTATCCAAAAGAAGATAAGAATTGGAAAAAGGCAATCATAATAAAAAAAGGATTAGAAATAGAATACGAGGGGAGATAA
- a CDS encoding threonine--tRNA ligase: MRILLIHSDYLEYEITSKTKIAEVIEDSLKQGRMEDCLSVFAAVEEGDDDSVIENTINEITEVSKSVKSQKIFLYPYAHLSNELASPDVAVKILKDLEAKLKPNFEVKRAPFGYYKAFKVSCKGHPLSELSRSIKSQGKGEVVSEALKAEERIKSNWFILDPSLNLIPQNQFDFKNYEGLKKLAEYEVTHSRKVDMVPPHVEYMKNLELVDYEKGSDPGNLRWYPKGVLIKRLLETQVTDSILEYGGMEVETPIMYSITHPMLSKYLNRFPARQYIVKSGNDDYFLRFAACFGQYLMKHDMIISYKDLPLRLYELTRYSFRREQRGELVGLRRLRAFTMPDMHTLAPSMDDAKKEFIEQFKLSMKWMDELELKYEVAIRFVKSFYDENRDFVDTLMSLIKRPVLVEMWDERPFYFVMKFEFNFVDSLNKASALSTVQIDIENTERFEIKYFDEDGKEKYPLMLHASISGAIERNLYALLETAYMESKKGKKPMLPLWLSPTQARVLPVGEEQLQYSLKVLEELEKAGIRVDIDDRDLRLGKKIREAEKDWVPYIIVIGEDEIKNSNLNIRSREDSSQKNLTVEDFKNTILEIIKGKPTRPLPLPRKLSLRASFR; this comes from the coding sequence ATGAGGATTCTTCTAATACATAGCGACTATTTAGAGTATGAAATAACTTCAAAGACAAAAATAGCTGAAGTAATTGAAGATTCTTTGAAACAGGGCAGAATGGAAGATTGTCTTTCTGTTTTTGCGGCTGTTGAAGAAGGGGATGACGACTCCGTAATTGAAAATACAATAAATGAGATAACAGAAGTTTCGAAATCTGTTAAATCGCAAAAAATTTTCCTTTACCCTTACGCTCATTTGAGCAATGAACTTGCCTCCCCTGACGTTGCAGTCAAAATTCTAAAAGATCTTGAAGCAAAACTAAAACCTAACTTTGAAGTAAAAAGAGCTCCTTTTGGATATTATAAAGCCTTTAAGGTTTCATGTAAGGGGCACCCATTGTCTGAACTTTCTAGAAGTATAAAATCACAGGGTAAGGGGGAAGTTGTTTCTGAAGCATTAAAAGCTGAAGAAAGGATCAAATCAAATTGGTTTATACTTGACCCTTCATTAAATCTTATACCTCAAAATCAATTTGATTTTAAGAATTATGAAGGCCTTAAAAAATTGGCGGAATATGAGGTAACCCATTCTAGAAAAGTCGATATGGTTCCTCCACATGTAGAGTACATGAAAAATTTAGAACTTGTCGACTATGAAAAAGGATCGGACCCGGGAAATTTAAGGTGGTACCCAAAAGGCGTTCTCATAAAGAGATTACTTGAAACACAAGTTACGGATAGCATCCTAGAATATGGTGGAATGGAAGTAGAAACACCAATTATGTATAGTATTACTCATCCAATGCTTTCAAAGTACCTAAATCGATTCCCGGCAAGACAATATATTGTTAAATCTGGTAATGATGATTACTTCCTAAGATTTGCAGCATGTTTTGGCCAATATCTTATGAAACACGACATGATCATATCTTACAAAGACCTTCCTCTAAGGCTTTATGAATTAACAAGATATAGTTTTAGGAGGGAGCAAAGAGGGGAGTTAGTTGGATTAAGAAGATTAAGGGCATTTACAATGCCAGATATGCATACCCTTGCCCCTTCAATGGACGATGCAAAGAAAGAATTCATCGAACAATTCAAATTATCAATGAAGTGGATGGATGAACTAGAACTTAAGTATGAAGTTGCCATAAGGTTTGTCAAATCATTTTATGATGAAAACAGGGATTTTGTCGATACTTTAATGTCATTAATCAAGAGACCTGTTTTAGTTGAAATGTGGGACGAAAGGCCATTTTACTTTGTCATGAAATTTGAGTTTAATTTTGTTGATTCATTAAATAAAGCTTCGGCCCTTTCAACTGTCCAAATAGATATAGAAAATACTGAGAGATTTGAAATCAAATATTTTGACGAAGATGGAAAAGAAAAATATCCTCTAATGTTGCATGCTTCAATTTCTGGCGCAATTGAAAGAAATCTATATGCACTTCTTGAAACAGCATATATGGAATCTAAAAAAGGTAAAAAACCAATGCTTCCATTATGGTTATCTCCTACCCAGGCAAGAGTCCTTCCAGTAGGGGAAGAGCAACTTCAATACTCTTTGAAAGTCTTGGAAGAACTTGAGAAAGCAGGCATAAGAGTAGATATAGATGACAGAGATCTAAGACTTGGTAAAAAGATAAGGGAAGCTGAAAAAGATTGGGTTCCGTACATTATTGTTATCGGAGAAGACGAAATTAAGAACTCTAACTTAAATATAAGATCTAGGGAGGATTCTTCTCAAAAGAATCTAACAGTTGAAGACTTTAAGAATACCATATTAGAGATTATCAAAGGAAAACCAACAAGACCATTACCGCTACCAAGAAAGCTTTCTTTAAGGGCCAGTTTTAGGTAG
- a CDS encoding UbiX family flavin prenyltransferase, which yields MEGILAITGASGVIYGIRLLENLKGKINLVVSEGAKKIIEDETEYKVENLNKYAYKVYKNIEIDAPIASGSHPFNFMVICPASISTISKIAVGIQDNLITRAAAVALKEKRKLVIVPRETPLTSINLRSMAILSEEGAIILPAMPAFYHKPKNMEEMINFVVGRILDQISVENNLFKRWGT from the coding sequence ATGGAAGGAATTCTTGCAATAACAGGTGCCAGCGGGGTTATTTACGGCATCAGATTATTAGAAAATCTCAAAGGAAAGATAAATTTAGTAGTTAGTGAAGGTGCAAAAAAAATAATTGAAGACGAAACTGAATATAAAGTAGAAAATTTAAACAAATACGCGTACAAAGTCTACAAAAACATTGAAATAGATGCGCCAATTGCTTCTGGAAGTCATCCTTTTAATTTCATGGTGATTTGTCCTGCTTCAATTTCTACTATCTCAAAAATAGCAGTAGGCATACAAGACAATCTAATCACAAGGGCGGCTGCTGTTGCCTTAAAAGAAAAAAGGAAATTAGTAATTGTTCCGCGAGAAACTCCATTGACTTCAATTAATCTAAGGAGTATGGCAATTTTATCTGAAGAAGGTGCAATTATCCTCCCTGCTATGCCCGCATTTTATCACAAGCCAAAAAATATGGAGGAAATGATTAACTTTGTTGTTGGAAGAATCTTGGATCAAATAAGCGTTGAAAATAATTTATTTAAAAGATGGGGAACTTAA
- a CDS encoding FAD-dependent oxidoreductase translates to MKLVIIGGGASGSEAALEARKFDRSAEITIIEKQKFPQYSLCGLPYAVSRDIDNFDKLIIFPKEFYEKQNIKLLLKKEIKKIDAQSKKVIFSDDSEIEYDSLIIATGAVPCNYKMGYQYPKGIYFIRTMADSIELSNKIDNSKKAIIYAYGWGCKAGCKGCISGRISLEMAYALKKRGLDVTIVSKEARPLRQQIDSDMSELIVEYLKSKEINLISDKASIDIVGEDKLEGLKVDDELIESDIIIMASGTRTNTSLAKDCGLEIQKGIKTNSKLETSIDKIYACGDCASVKYHFTKESFSSSLGTNAVRGGKIAGINSVGGTQELEPVINIAIMDFFDLKIGAFGLTEDDLSKMGVEYVKAKYKGKSRAEYYPGHKDVIIKILASKEGDILGFQAIGEEGIFARTLAVGFAVQKGIKIKELAKIENCYSPPISSTIDPVQICAELVLKRIK, encoded by the coding sequence ATGAAACTTGTAATTATTGGAGGGGGTGCATCAGGTTCAGAAGCAGCTCTTGAAGCAAGAAAATTTGACAGAAGTGCCGAGATTACAATAATTGAAAAACAAAAATTTCCCCAATATTCTTTATGCGGGCTCCCTTATGCAGTATCCAGGGATATTGATAACTTTGATAAGCTTATAATTTTCCCGAAAGAATTCTATGAAAAACAAAATATTAAACTTCTTCTCAAAAAGGAAATCAAAAAAATTGATGCCCAATCTAAAAAAGTTATATTTAGTGATGACTCTGAAATAGAATATGATTCTTTAATTATTGCAACCGGAGCAGTTCCCTGCAATTATAAGATGGGCTATCAATACCCTAAAGGGATTTATTTCATAAGGACTATGGCTGACTCCATAGAACTATCTAATAAAATTGATAATTCAAAAAAAGCAATTATATATGCATATGGGTGGGGCTGTAAAGCAGGTTGTAAAGGCTGTATTTCTGGTAGAATATCCTTAGAAATGGCTTATGCTCTGAAGAAGAGGGGGCTTGATGTAACAATTGTTTCTAAAGAGGCTAGGCCATTAAGACAACAAATCGATAGCGACATGAGCGAATTAATTGTTGAATATTTAAAATCTAAAGAAATAAATCTGATAAGTGACAAAGCTAGTATAGATATAGTTGGTGAAGATAAATTAGAGGGATTAAAAGTAGATGATGAGTTAATTGAATCTGATATTATTATAATGGCTTCTGGGACCCGCACAAATACTTCTCTAGCCAAAGATTGTGGACTTGAAATACAGAAGGGGATTAAAACTAATTCAAAGCTTGAGACATCGATTGATAAGATTTATGCATGTGGTGATTGTGCAAGTGTTAAATACCATTTCACTAAAGAATCTTTTTCTTCTAGCCTGGGGACAAATGCAGTTAGAGGGGGGAAAATAGCAGGCATTAATTCAGTCGGGGGAACCCAAGAACTGGAACCCGTAATTAATATCGCAATAATGGATTTCTTTGATTTAAAAATAGGTGCATTTGGATTAACAGAAGATGATCTATCCAAAATGGGGGTAGAATATGTGAAAGCGAAATACAAAGGTAAATCAAGGGCAGAATACTATCCAGGGCATAAGGATGTTATTATCAAAATTTTGGCTTCTAAAGAAGGAGACATATTAGGATTTCAAGCTATTGGCGAAGAGGGGATATTTGCCCGAACACTTGCAGTAGGATTTGCAGTTCAGAAAGGTATTAAGATTAAAGAATTAGCAAAAATCGAAAACTGTTATAGCCCTCCCATATCCTCTACAATAGATCCAGTTCAAATTTGCGCGGAACTTGTACTAAAAAGAATAAAATAA
- the gcvH gene encoding glycine cleavage system protein GcvH translates to MEIGTYSFKDDLLYSKTHEWIKIDGDTCIVGIDDYSQREIGEIAFIELPAIGTNVKQFELLCQIESVKTVLDIFSPISGNIIETNKEIENSPDLLNTKPYDSWICKIKSTDLEEKINLMDIKEYSEYLKSLIDK, encoded by the coding sequence ATGGAAATAGGAACATATTCGTTTAAGGATGATTTATTATATTCAAAAACACATGAGTGGATTAAGATTGATGGGGATACATGTATTGTGGGTATAGATGATTATTCGCAAAGAGAAATAGGAGAAATAGCATTTATCGAACTTCCAGCAATTGGTACTAATGTGAAGCAATTCGAATTATTATGCCAAATAGAATCTGTCAAAACTGTTTTAGACATTTTTTCCCCAATCTCTGGAAACATAATAGAAACTAACAAAGAAATTGAAAATTCTCCAGACCTACTGAATACAAAACCTTATGATTCCTGGATATGCAAAATAAAGTCTACAGATCTTGAAGAAAAAATCAATTTAATGGATATAAAAGAATATTCAGAGTATCTAAAAAGTCTAATAGATAAATAA
- a CDS encoding vitamin B12-dependent ribonucleotide reductase has protein sequence MAVSEGYNYDKIGNTDYAEEPLNLSDNAIKVLERRYLKKDQEGNVVENPNDLFLRVAKSIAIADLIYDGNADVEGLTRDFYEMMTKFEFLPNSPTLMNAGRELGQLSACFVLPVDDSIDSIFDAIKYTALIHKSGGGTGFSFSRLRPKNDVVLTTKGISSGPVSFMTVFDTATETIKQGGTRRGANMAILRVDHPDILDFIKCKEENTKLNNFNISVAITDKFIEAFESGKDYELFNPRNGKIEGKLNAKEVFNLIVNMAWKNGEPGIVFIDRLNRGNPTPAIGEIESTNPCGEQPLLPYESCNLGSINLSKFLKKSSKGYEIDFDHLREVIKKSVHFLDNVIDVNRYPLAQIEDMTKGNRKIGLGVMGFADMLLKMEIPYNSEGAVDLAKNVMNFVKEEATETSRDLASKRGPFPNFEKSVFYERGEAPIRNATVTTIAPTGTISLIAGSSSGIEPIFAISYIRNVMDKDELLEINPVFAEISKERGIYNQDLMKKIAKEGTLKDMDEVPNDIKKIFVTAHDITPEWHIRIQAAFQEYTDNAVSKTINFPKSATENDVMQAYLLAYRSGLKGITIYRDGSRDEQVLNIGKVNKKETAIQKAPRPRPKVTKGFTEKIRTGCGNLYVTINEDEYGLCEIFMQMGKSGGCPASQNEAIARLISLALRSGIRIESILEQLRHIRCPMPTWDEGMPVHSCADAIAIVLDRYIKKELNTKQERLDVVVTSNGGSNHTGMPAQCPECGEVLVFSEGCVSCKCCGYTKC, from the coding sequence ATGGCAGTTTCTGAAGGTTATAATTATGATAAGATAGGTAACACTGATTATGCAGAAGAGCCATTAAATTTATCAGATAATGCGATAAAAGTGTTAGAAAGGAGGTACCTAAAAAAAGATCAAGAAGGAAATGTTGTAGAAAATCCAAATGATCTTTTTTTGAGAGTTGCTAAAAGCATTGCAATTGCAGATTTAATTTATGATGGCAATGCTGATGTTGAAGGATTAACTAGAGATTTTTATGAGATGATGACAAAGTTTGAATTTCTTCCAAATTCACCAACACTTATGAACGCTGGAAGGGAACTCGGACAGTTATCTGCATGTTTTGTTTTACCCGTTGATGATTCTATTGATAGTATTTTTGATGCAATAAAATATACTGCTTTAATACATAAAAGTGGGGGAGGAACAGGCTTTTCTTTCTCAAGACTCAGACCAAAAAATGACGTAGTCCTAACAACTAAAGGAATATCTAGTGGCCCAGTTTCCTTCATGACTGTATTTGATACAGCCACGGAGACGATAAAACAGGGTGGAACGAGAAGAGGAGCCAATATGGCCATTTTAAGAGTTGATCATCCTGATATCTTAGACTTTATTAAATGCAAAGAAGAAAATACTAAACTTAATAATTTTAATATATCTGTCGCAATTACAGATAAGTTTATAGAAGCATTTGAGAGTGGAAAAGACTACGAACTATTTAATCCAAGAAATGGAAAAATAGAAGGAAAATTAAATGCAAAAGAGGTATTTAATCTTATAGTTAATATGGCGTGGAAAAATGGAGAACCCGGCATAGTTTTCATTGATAGGTTAAATAGAGGGAATCCAACCCCTGCCATAGGTGAGATTGAAAGCACTAATCCTTGTGGGGAACAACCACTTCTCCCATATGAATCATGTAATCTTGGCTCCATTAATCTTTCAAAGTTCTTAAAGAAATCTTCTAAAGGATATGAAATAGACTTTGATCATCTAAGGGAAGTAATAAAGAAATCTGTTCATTTCTTAGACAATGTTATTGATGTCAATAGGTATCCTTTAGCTCAAATCGAAGACATGACAAAAGGTAATAGGAAAATAGGATTAGGGGTTATGGGATTCGCCGATATGCTACTTAAAATGGAGATACCTTACAATTCAGAAGGCGCAGTTGACCTTGCAAAAAATGTAATGAATTTTGTAAAAGAAGAAGCCACAGAAACTTCGAGAGACCTTGCTTCAAAGAGGGGGCCATTCCCAAATTTTGAAAAGAGTGTATTTTATGAGAGAGGAGAAGCTCCAATTAGAAATGCTACAGTTACCACAATTGCACCAACAGGCACTATAAGTCTCATAGCGGGCAGTTCAAGTGGAATTGAGCCAATATTTGCAATATCCTATATCAGGAATGTTATGGATAAAGATGAGCTTTTGGAAATAAATCCTGTGTTTGCCGAGATATCCAAGGAAAGGGGAATTTATAATCAAGACTTAATGAAGAAAATTGCAAAAGAGGGAACTCTAAAAGATATGGATGAAGTTCCTAATGACATTAAGAAAATATTTGTAACTGCCCACGATATTACTCCAGAATGGCACATCAGAATCCAAGCAGCATTTCAAGAATATACTGATAATGCTGTTTCTAAAACTATTAATTTTCCAAAGAGTGCAACTGAGAACGATGTTATGCAAGCGTACCTTTTAGCATATAGAAGTGGGCTCAAAGGAATCACTATATACCGAGATGGGTCTAGAGATGAACAAGTTTTGAACATTGGAAAAGTGAATAAAAAAGAAACTGCTATTCAAAAAGCTCCAAGACCAAGACCAAAAGTTACCAAAGGATTCACAGAAAAAATAAGAACTGGATGTGGCAATCTTTATGTTACAATAAATGAGGACGAATATGGGCTTTGTGAAATCTTTATGCAAATGGGTAAATCCGGAGGCTGTCCAGCAAGTCAAAATGAAGCAATAGCAAGATTAATCTCATTGGCTTTGAGATCAGGAATAAGAATTGAATCTATTCTAGAGCAGTTAAGACATATAAGGTGCCCAATGCCAACATGGGATGAAGGTATGCCAGTTCATTCATGTGCCGATGCAATAGCTATAGTTTTGGATAGATACATTAAGAAAGAACTTAATACAAAACAAGAAAGACTCGATGTTGTAGTAACCTCAAATGGCGGATCTAATCATACAGGAATGCCTGCGCAGTGCCCGGAATGTGGTGAAGTATTAGTTTTTTCTGAAGGATGCGTTAGCTGTAAATGCTGTGGTTATACAAAATGTTAA
- the hypB gene encoding hydrogenase nickel incorporation protein HypB has protein sequence MHKTADIEIEKDIIKENSMIASENKALLKKYGIKSYNVMGAIGSGKTSLIEIAIDELVKKGKRVGIVAGDVVAEYDSNRFRKHDCLVIPLNTGKECHLDAHLISHELEYLEERGILQDLDFLIMENVGNLICPSDFTLGEDKRIVIVSVSEGDDIVLKHPTIFRFSDICVINKIDIAEAVDSSPEKMKKDCLSLNPKIKIIKSSVKKNIGINEWLEIFE, from the coding sequence ATGCATAAAACTGCAGACATAGAGATTGAGAAAGATATAATAAAAGAAAACTCAATGATAGCTAGCGAAAATAAAGCACTTCTAAAAAAGTATGGGATCAAATCTTATAATGTAATGGGGGCCATAGGCTCAGGGAAAACTTCTCTAATTGAAATTGCAATCGATGAATTAGTTAAAAAAGGAAAAAGGGTTGGAATTGTAGCAGGGGACGTAGTTGCCGAATATGATTCTAACAGATTTAGAAAACATGATTGCCTAGTAATCCCCCTAAATACCGGAAAGGAATGCCATTTAGATGCTCATTTGATTTCTCATGAACTAGAATATCTTGAGGAACGAGGAATCCTACAAGATCTTGATTTCCTTATAATGGAAAATGTTGGGAATTTGATATGCCCTTCAGATTTTACTCTTGGTGAGGATAAAAGAATTGTTATAGTTAGTGTAAGTGAAGGGGACGATATTGTACTGAAACATCCCACAATATTCAGATTTTCGGATATATGCGTAATAAACAAAATTGACATTGCTGAAGCTGTCGATTCAAGCCCAGAAAAAATGAAAAAGGATTGTCTGTCTCTAAATCCAAAAATAAAAATTATCAAATCATCTGTCAAGAAAAATATAGGGATAAATGAATGGCTAGAGATATTTGAATAA